Proteins from a single region of Allocatelliglobosispora scoriae:
- a CDS encoding acyl-CoA dehydrogenase family protein, translated as MQLPVELVPLSDEQRGLIDLCRDFGEREIRPAARAVDEADIEVPWDLWRAAATVGITDFMLPAELGGGGFTDVFTQCLVQEELGAADAAIGNLLTANGFFADPVLELGSPDQRERWLRPLTGADPPMTALAVTEPGVGSDAAAITTRAVRVDGGYRLTGQKAWISNGGVAEQYVIFATIDPALRSRGVTAFLLRKDADGLGFGEPMRKMGQRAIRNTEIFLDGVFVPDSDRLGDEGRGFHGLMRTFDISRTVLAASATGLARACLTEAVAYAKQREQFGKPIIEHQAVAFRLADMATRIEASRLLTWRAAKRLDAGLPAATESAMAKLTASETAMFCSWAAVQTLGGWGYSREFLVEKWMRDAKLEEIEEGTSDIQRIIISRGLS; from the coding sequence ATGCAGCTGCCGGTGGAGCTGGTGCCGCTCAGCGACGAGCAGCGCGGTCTGATCGACCTCTGCCGGGACTTCGGCGAGCGGGAGATCCGCCCGGCGGCCCGCGCCGTCGACGAGGCCGACATCGAGGTGCCCTGGGACCTGTGGCGGGCGGCGGCCACGGTCGGCATCACCGACTTCATGCTCCCGGCGGAGCTGGGCGGCGGCGGTTTCACCGACGTCTTCACCCAGTGCCTCGTCCAGGAGGAGCTCGGCGCCGCCGACGCCGCGATCGGCAACCTGCTCACCGCCAACGGCTTCTTCGCCGACCCGGTGCTCGAGCTCGGCAGCCCCGACCAGCGGGAACGCTGGCTGCGCCCGCTCACCGGCGCCGACCCGCCGATGACCGCGCTCGCCGTGACCGAGCCCGGGGTCGGCTCGGACGCGGCGGCGATCACCACCCGGGCGGTGCGGGTCGACGGCGGATACCGCCTCACCGGGCAGAAGGCGTGGATCTCCAACGGCGGCGTCGCCGAGCAGTACGTCATCTTCGCGACCATCGACCCCGCACTGCGCAGCCGGGGCGTCACCGCGTTCCTGCTGCGCAAGGACGCCGACGGGCTCGGCTTCGGCGAGCCGATGCGCAAGATGGGCCAGCGCGCCATCCGCAACACCGAGATCTTCCTCGACGGCGTCTTCGTCCCCGACTCCGACCGGCTCGGCGACGAGGGGCGCGGATTCCACGGCCTGATGCGTACCTTCGACATCTCGCGCACCGTCCTCGCCGCCTCCGCGACCGGGCTCGCCCGCGCCTGCCTCACCGAGGCGGTCGCCTACGCGAAGCAGCGGGAGCAGTTCGGCAAGCCGATCATCGAGCACCAGGCGGTGGCGTTCCGGCTCGCCGACATGGCCACCCGGATCGAGGCGTCCCGGCTGCTCACCTGGCGCGCGGCGAAGCGGCTCGACGCCGGGCTCCCCGCCGCCACCGAGTCGGCGATGGCGAAGCTCACCGCGAGCGAGACCGCGATGTTCTGCTCCTGGGCCGCCGTGCAGACCCTCGGCGGGTGGGGCTACTCCCGGGAGTTCCTGGTGGAGAAGTGGATGCGCGACGCCAAGCTGGAGGAGATCGAGGAGGGCACCTCGGACATCCAGCGGATCATCATCTCGCGAGGGCTGTCATGA
- a CDS encoding acetate--CoA ligase family protein codes for MRPIGSLFNPSSVAVIGASQRPGSWGNQLARGALRGRHRREVVLVNPRGGQLDGHQFTTALGGEVELAVVAVPPDGFESAVDAALSAHARAIVGVTTGLAAEAVTRVADACRAAGAVLLGPNCMGVADADAELSLLWGELPGGDVTLLSQSGNLSLELGAIARRAGLGFRRFASLGDCADLGPADLLEHVGRAPVVALYLEQLGDARALLRAAAALVDEGRHVVLLAAGRSTVGAAAAASHTGALASDHAILRSAARDAGVQLVRTPTELIEATRLRRAGSIARPAPRSPQLFKSWSHEPRPVLGVVADGGGHGVIAADLAADLGLGVAPPVDLAGAGERDLRSYARAVAALAAEIDIVLLSGYFGGYCVDEPALAEQEASVADELAAIGNVVVHSMAGSTATTQRLVAAGVPVWSAVEHAVAAVAHLAATRRPVPPAGTGDEAVPGGEPYWWGRFLLPKVGFPPALEVINRQAALAAAELLGYPVACKRLGAAHKSDDGGVVLGIGDPLELFATVPAAPTGVSYAIETMVGAPGVEMIVGTRRDPSFGPVVLVGLGGIRAELLADAAVALAPVDHTAALAMIDSLRGAPLLRGHRGSPPLAVDALADAIVAVSELLIRCPGLDSLELNPVLVTEQAAIALDCAAEAAPAAPATESGRATATESGRATATGTGRATGTGRAAATGTGRAGVGLDPWEAPR; via the coding sequence ATGAGGCCGATCGGCTCGCTCTTCAACCCGTCGTCCGTCGCGGTGATCGGTGCCTCGCAACGGCCCGGCAGCTGGGGGAACCAGCTCGCCCGCGGTGCGCTGCGGGGCCGACACCGGCGCGAGGTCGTGCTGGTGAACCCGCGTGGCGGGCAGCTCGACGGGCACCAGTTCACCACGGCGCTCGGCGGGGAGGTGGAGCTCGCCGTGGTCGCCGTACCCCCGGATGGTTTTGAATCCGCGGTCGACGCCGCGCTGAGCGCGCACGCGCGGGCGATCGTGGGAGTGACCACCGGGCTCGCGGCGGAGGCCGTGACGCGGGTCGCCGACGCGTGCCGCGCGGCCGGTGCGGTGCTGCTGGGGCCGAACTGCATGGGGGTCGCCGACGCGGACGCGGAGCTGAGCCTGCTCTGGGGCGAGCTGCCCGGCGGAGATGTCACGCTGCTGTCGCAGAGCGGCAACCTCTCGCTGGAGCTCGGTGCGATCGCCCGGCGGGCGGGGCTGGGGTTCCGGCGCTTCGCGTCGCTGGGGGACTGCGCCGATCTCGGCCCCGCCGACCTGCTGGAGCACGTGGGCAGGGCGCCGGTGGTGGCGCTCTACCTGGAGCAGCTCGGCGATGCCCGGGCGCTGCTGCGCGCGGCGGCGGCGCTCGTCGACGAGGGGCGGCACGTGGTGCTGCTCGCGGCGGGGCGATCGACCGTGGGTGCCGCCGCGGCCGCGTCGCACACCGGGGCGCTCGCCTCCGACCACGCGATCCTGCGGTCGGCGGCGCGCGATGCCGGGGTGCAGCTGGTCCGGACGCCGACCGAGCTGATCGAGGCCACCCGCCTGCGCCGGGCCGGAAGCATCGCGCGCCCGGCGCCACGATCGCCGCAACTCTTCAAGAGTTGGTCCCATGAGCCGCGGCCCGTGCTCGGCGTCGTCGCCGACGGCGGCGGGCACGGGGTGATCGCGGCCGACCTCGCCGCCGATCTCGGGCTCGGCGTCGCACCGCCGGTCGACCTGGCCGGAGCGGGGGAGCGGGACCTGCGCAGTTACGCCCGCGCCGTCGCCGCGCTCGCCGCCGAGATCGACATCGTGCTGCTCTCGGGCTACTTCGGCGGCTACTGCGTCGACGAGCCCGCGCTCGCGGAGCAGGAGGCGTCGGTCGCCGACGAGCTCGCCGCGATCGGCAACGTCGTCGTGCACAGCATGGCCGGGAGCACCGCCACCACGCAGCGGCTGGTCGCGGCCGGCGTACCGGTCTGGTCGGCGGTGGAGCACGCGGTCGCGGCCGTGGCGCACCTCGCCGCGACGCGCCGGCCCGTGCCGCCGGCGGGTACGGGCGATGAGGCGGTGCCGGGCGGCGAACCCTACTGGTGGGGGCGGTTCCTGCTGCCCAAGGTCGGTTTCCCGCCCGCGTTGGAGGTGATCAACCGGCAGGCCGCGCTCGCGGCGGCGGAGCTGCTCGGCTACCCGGTCGCCTGCAAACGGCTCGGCGCCGCGCACAAGTCCGACGACGGCGGCGTCGTGCTCGGCATCGGCGACCCGCTGGAGCTCTTCGCGACGGTCCCGGCCGCGCCGACCGGCGTCAGCTATGCGATCGAGACGATGGTCGGCGCCCCCGGCGTCGAGATGATCGTCGGCACCCGCCGCGACCCCTCCTTCGGCCCGGTGGTCCTGGTCGGGCTGGGTGGGATCCGGGCCGAACTACTCGCCGACGCCGCCGTAGCACTGGCCCCGGTGGACCACACCGCCGCCCTCGCGATGATCGACTCACTGCGCGGGGCCCCACTGCTGCGGGGCCACCGCGGTTCGCCACCGCTCGCCGTCGACGCGCTCGCCGACGCCATCGTCGCCGTCTCCGAGCTGCTCATCCGCTGCCCCGGTCTGGATTCGCTGGAACTCAACCCGGTCCTGGTCACCGAGCAGGCCGCCATCGCCCTCGACTGCGCAGCCGAAGCAGCTCCAGCGGCTCCCGCGACCGAATCCGGCCGAGCGACCGCGACCGAATCCGGCCGAGCGACCGCGACCGGAACCGGCCGAGCGACCGGGACCGGCCGAGCGGCCGCGACCGGGACCGGTCGAGCCGGCGTGGGTCTGGACCCCTGGGAGGCGCCCCGATGA
- a CDS encoding thiamine pyrophosphate-binding protein: MTLRTGGEVLVRSLVRHGVTTIFGIPGSHNLEIYRHLAAHGIQHITPRHEQGAGYAADGYARTSGRPGIALVTSGPAALNAAAALGQSYSDSIPTLLIAPGMPRNHAHHGLLHETRDQRAVFAGIVGELAYRVHHHGELTEVIAEIFAGFTSGRPRPAYLEIPLDLLSLAADTRIVDPLRVSRPQPDPGQVVEAARLLARAQRPGLLVGGGAKEAFHEVKTLAEHLRAGVLTTTNGKGILSEEHPLSLGAALHLPAATDWLSTRDVLLIAGSELAPTDFWNGPPTWPPTVIRIDIDPAQLLVNARPTLAVCADARPALAGVRQLLQASSEAPLAHVGSPPPGAQHREELKRQRQEEGARWLPWLDALAKATPRNTIVTADNAMAGYYGALGNLPSHEPGSFAFPTGFGTLGYALPAAIGAKAAQPDRPVVALSGDGGLMFSCQEIATAASAGLSLPVVVFVNGGYGEIRAEMAEAGIGPIAVDLPVPDFAALAVALGGRGVDIATPDELGPAIAGALAHPGPTLLMVVE, from the coding sequence ATGACTCTCCGCACCGGCGGCGAGGTGCTCGTCCGCAGCCTGGTCCGGCACGGCGTGACCACGATCTTCGGCATCCCGGGCAGCCACAACCTGGAGATCTACCGCCACCTCGCCGCGCACGGCATCCAGCACATCACCCCCCGCCACGAGCAGGGCGCCGGCTACGCCGCCGACGGCTATGCCCGAACCTCCGGCCGACCCGGCATCGCCCTGGTCACCAGCGGCCCGGCCGCCCTCAACGCCGCCGCAGCCCTCGGGCAGTCCTATTCGGACTCCATCCCCACCCTGCTCATCGCCCCCGGCATGCCCCGCAACCACGCCCACCACGGCCTTCTGCACGAGACCCGCGACCAGCGCGCCGTCTTCGCGGGCATCGTCGGCGAGCTCGCCTACCGGGTCCACCACCACGGCGAACTCACCGAGGTGATCGCCGAGATCTTCGCCGGCTTCACCTCCGGCCGCCCCCGCCCCGCCTACCTGGAGATCCCCCTGGACCTCCTGTCGCTGGCGGCGGATACCAGGATCGTCGATCCGCTGCGGGTCAGCAGGCCCCAACCCGACCCCGGCCAGGTGGTCGAGGCCGCCCGCCTCCTGGCTCGGGCGCAGCGCCCCGGCCTCCTGGTGGGCGGCGGCGCCAAAGAGGCGTTCCACGAGGTCAAAACCCTGGCGGAACACCTCCGGGCAGGCGTGCTCACCACCACCAACGGCAAGGGGATCCTGTCCGAGGAGCACCCCCTCTCGCTGGGGGCGGCCCTGCACCTCCCCGCAGCCACCGACTGGTTGTCGACCCGCGACGTGCTGCTGATAGCCGGCTCGGAGCTGGCCCCCACGGACTTCTGGAACGGCCCGCCAACCTGGCCGCCGACCGTGATCCGCATCGACATCGACCCCGCGCAGCTCCTGGTCAACGCGCGCCCGACACTGGCCGTCTGCGCGGATGCACGACCCGCGCTGGCGGGGGTGCGGCAACTTCTGCAAGCATCCAGCGAGGCGCCGCTTGCACACGTCGGCTCACCCCCGCCTGGAGCGCAGCACCGCGAAGAGCTCAAACGGCAGCGACAGGAGGAAGGAGCACGCTGGCTCCCCTGGCTCGACGCGCTGGCGAAGGCGACACCGAGGAACACCATCGTCACCGCGGACAACGCCATGGCCGGCTACTACGGCGCCCTGGGCAACCTGCCCAGCCACGAACCCGGCAGCTTCGCCTTCCCCACCGGCTTCGGCACCCTCGGCTACGCCCTGCCCGCCGCCATCGGCGCCAAGGCCGCGCAGCCCGACCGCCCGGTGGTCGCGCTCAGCGGCGACGGCGGCCTCATGTTCAGCTGCCAGGAGATCGCGACCGCGGCGAGCGCCGGCCTGTCACTGCCCGTCGTGGTCTTCGTCAACGGGGGGTACGGGGAGATCCGCGCCGAGATGGCGGAGGCCGGGATCGGGCCGATCGCCGTCGACCTGCCCGTACCGGACTTCGCCGCCCTCGCCGTGGCCCTCGGCGGCCGTGGCGTCGACATCGCGACCCCCGACGAACTCGGGCCCGCGATCGCCGGGGCGCTCGCCCACCCCGGTCCGACCCTGCTGATGGTGGTGGAGTGA
- a CDS encoding Glu/Leu/Phe/Val dehydrogenase dimerization domain-containing protein, which produces MASYLEVTWTDEPTGCRGYLVIDRLRQGASSGGLRMREGCTLDEVRDLARGMTLKEAAVRVPGDRYQPFGGGKGGIDCSPHHPDARGVLKRYVAAMKPLLETVWSTGEDLGVRQDVLDEIAAELGLRSTIEAALRLLPDPEASLAQVKAGFAVDVDGVSLADLVGGYGVAIAALTGAARVFPGRDDLRAVIQGFGSMGGATARYLARSGVSVVGIADADGLVVNPHGLDVEKLLRTRDAFGRLDRSMLAGGDRVLPREAWLEVDAELLVPAAVSYALTAANADRVRARLVVEAANVATTPDAEAALHARGVVVVPDFVANVATNAWWWWTLFGDIEPTAPAAFTKISQVISTLTAEVLSTAATTGTTPRAAATRIAATRLS; this is translated from the coding sequence ATGGCGTCCTACCTGGAGGTCACCTGGACCGACGAGCCCACCGGCTGCCGCGGCTATCTGGTGATCGACCGGCTGCGTCAGGGCGCCTCCAGCGGCGGCCTGCGGATGCGGGAGGGCTGCACGCTCGACGAGGTACGCGACCTCGCCCGCGGCATGACCCTCAAGGAGGCGGCCGTCCGGGTGCCGGGGGACCGTTACCAGCCCTTCGGCGGGGGCAAGGGCGGCATCGACTGCTCGCCGCACCACCCCGACGCGAGGGGCGTGCTGAAGCGCTATGTGGCCGCGATGAAGCCGCTGCTGGAGACGGTCTGGTCGACGGGGGAGGACCTCGGCGTACGCCAGGATGTGCTCGACGAGATCGCCGCCGAGCTGGGCCTGCGGTCGACGATCGAGGCGGCGCTGCGGTTGCTGCCGGACCCCGAGGCGTCGTTGGCCCAGGTCAAGGCGGGTTTCGCGGTCGACGTCGACGGGGTGAGCCTCGCGGACCTCGTCGGCGGTTACGGCGTCGCCATCGCCGCGCTGACCGGCGCCGCCCGTGTCTTCCCCGGCCGGGACGACCTGCGCGCGGTGATCCAGGGCTTCGGCTCGATGGGTGGCGCCACCGCTCGCTACCTGGCCCGATCCGGGGTCAGCGTGGTCGGGATCGCCGACGCGGACGGGCTCGTCGTCAACCCGCACGGGCTGGACGTGGAGAAGCTGCTGCGTACCCGCGACGCCTTCGGCCGCCTGGACCGCTCGATGCTGGCCGGTGGCGACCGGGTGCTGCCGCGCGAGGCGTGGCTCGAGGTCGATGCGGAGCTGCTCGTCCCGGCGGCGGTCTCCTACGCGTTGACGGCGGCGAACGCCGACCGGGTCCGGGCGCGACTGGTGGTCGAGGCGGCGAACGTGGCGACGACACCGGACGCCGAGGCCGCCCTGCATGCCCGGGGTGTCGTGGTGGTCCCGGACTTCGTCGCCAACGTCGCGACGAACGCCTGGTGGTGGTGGACGCTCTTCGGCGACATCGAGCCGACGGCACCGGCTGCCTTCACCAAGATCTCCCAGGTCATCAGCACCCTCACCGCTGAGGTCCTGTCGACCGCCGCCACCACCGGCACCACCCCCCGAGCAGCCGCCACCCGAATAGCCGCCACCCGCCTGTCCTGA
- a CDS encoding AI-2E family transporter, giving the protein MERPIGRQSPYVIGLLGGLGLLTAYLAFLALRNAASILVLVFVAAFLAVGLNPAVQWLQGRGMQRWLAVTVIGIAGVIIIGAGLVAVVPPLISESTSLINNLPGYIDKLAHHETARRLDEQYHLLERAKSVATPENGGKLLGGLFGGLSLIFSSLFGLLTVALLTVCFLASFERLERGCYRLVPASKRLRVKQLGDQILTKVGWYMLGSLVIAALAGLLSLVFMVIVGIPYPFALAMVVAILDLVPMIGATLAAVLVSVVGFTVSIPVGIATIIFFVVYQQIENWVITPPVMSRAVRITNLSAIVSALVGVALLGVVGALIAIPLWAAIQLVAREVLLPHQDRV; this is encoded by the coding sequence ATGGAGCGGCCGATCGGGCGGCAATCGCCATACGTGATCGGGCTGCTCGGCGGGCTGGGACTGCTCACCGCCTACCTCGCCTTCCTCGCCCTGCGCAACGCCGCCTCGATCCTGGTGCTCGTCTTCGTCGCCGCGTTCCTCGCCGTCGGGCTCAACCCCGCCGTGCAGTGGCTCCAGGGCCGCGGCATGCAGCGCTGGCTCGCGGTGACCGTGATCGGCATCGCCGGCGTGATCATCATCGGCGCGGGCCTGGTCGCGGTCGTGCCGCCGCTGATCTCCGAGAGCACCTCCCTGATCAACAACCTCCCCGGCTACATCGACAAGCTCGCCCACCACGAGACCGCCCGACGGCTGGACGAGCAGTACCACCTGCTGGAACGCGCCAAATCCGTGGCGACCCCCGAGAACGGCGGCAAGCTGCTCGGCGGCCTCTTCGGCGGCCTCAGCCTGATCTTCTCCTCGCTCTTCGGGCTGCTCACCGTCGCGCTGCTCACGGTCTGCTTCCTCGCCTCCTTCGAACGCCTGGAGCGCGGCTGCTACCGCCTCGTCCCCGCGTCGAAGCGGCTACGGGTCAAGCAGCTCGGCGACCAGATCCTGACGAAGGTCGGCTGGTACATGCTGGGTTCGCTGGTGATCGCCGCCCTCGCCGGGCTGCTCTCGCTGGTCTTCATGGTGATCGTCGGGATCCCCTATCCCTTCGCGCTCGCCATGGTGGTGGCGATCCTGGATCTCGTACCGATGATCGGCGCGACACTCGCCGCGGTGCTGGTGAGCGTGGTGGGCTTTACCGTCTCGATCCCGGTCGGGATCGCGACGATCATCTTCTTCGTCGTCTACCAGCAGATCGAGAACTGGGTGATCACGCCACCGGTGATGAGCCGGGCCGTGCGGATCACCAACCTCTCGGCGATCGTCAGCGCCCTGGTCGGGGTGGCGCTGCTCGGCGTGGTCGGCGCGCTGATCGCCATCCCGCTCTGGGCGGCGATCCAGCTCGTGGCCCGCGAGGTGCTCCTGCCCCACCAGGACCGCGTCTGA
- a CDS encoding MFS transporter — MYVSTHRLPGRALLRSVPANVLALGLVSLVTDVSSEMVTAVLPLYLVLVLGLNPLQLGVLDGIYAGVTTLVRLAGGHVADRRQRRKLVAAAGYALSAFAKLGLLAAGASVGALGAVIAADRTGKGLRTAPRDALISLSTPPERLGQAFGVHRTMDTLGALLGPLAAFGVLAATGGAYDAVFLVSFCVAALGVVLLVLYVRDRRESVAAEPLALVSVLRDRAFRRLCGAAALLGLVTVSDFFVYLLLQKRLDIAPHLFPLLPLGTAAAYLLLAVPLGRLADRRGRVVVFLGGHVALLGAYLLLMGTPTGALVLVAVLVLHGGFYAATDGVLMSVAGAMLAGGVRTSGMAVLQTAQAAARLCSSIAFGALWTAWDARTGLLTMAGGLVLALLTAWRTTR; from the coding sequence ATGTATGTCTCCACCCACCGGTTGCCGGGGCGGGCGCTGCTGCGCTCCGTCCCGGCGAACGTCCTCGCGCTCGGCCTGGTCAGCCTCGTCACCGATGTCTCCTCGGAGATGGTGACGGCGGTCCTGCCGCTCTACCTGGTCCTCGTCCTCGGCCTCAATCCGCTGCAGCTCGGCGTGCTCGACGGCATCTATGCCGGGGTCACCACGCTGGTCCGGCTCGCCGGCGGCCACGTCGCCGACCGGCGGCAGCGGCGCAAGCTCGTCGCCGCCGCCGGTTACGCCCTCTCCGCATTCGCCAAGCTCGGCCTGCTCGCCGCAGGTGCCTCGGTCGGCGCGCTCGGTGCGGTGATCGCCGCCGACCGCACCGGCAAGGGTTTGCGCACGGCGCCCCGGGACGCCCTCATCTCGCTCTCGACTCCGCCGGAGCGGCTCGGGCAGGCGTTCGGGGTGCACCGGACCATGGACACCCTCGGCGCGCTGCTCGGGCCGCTCGCCGCGTTCGGCGTGCTCGCGGCGACCGGCGGGGCCTACGACGCGGTCTTCCTCGTCAGCTTCTGCGTCGCGGCGCTCGGCGTGGTGCTGCTCGTGCTCTATGTCCGCGATCGGCGCGAATCGGTGGCCGCCGAGCCGCTCGCGCTCGTGTCGGTCCTGCGGGATCGGGCGTTCCGGCGGCTCTGCGGTGCCGCCGCGCTGCTGGGGCTGGTCACGGTCAGCGACTTCTTCGTCTACCTGCTGCTGCAGAAGCGGCTCGACATCGCTCCCCATCTCTTCCCGCTGCTGCCGCTCGGCACGGCCGCCGCCTACCTCCTGCTCGCCGTCCCGCTCGGCCGCCTGGCCGATCGGCGAGGTCGCGTCGTGGTCTTCCTCGGCGGCCACGTCGCGCTGCTCGGCGCCTATCTCCTGCTGATGGGTACGCCCACCGGCGCCCTCGTCCTCGTCGCCGTCCTCGTGCTGCACGGCGGTTTCTACGCCGCCACGGACGGGGTTCTCATGTCCGTGGCGGGGGCGATGCTGGCGGGCGGTGTGCGTACCAGCGGAATGGCCGTGCTCCAGACGGCGCAGGCGGCGGCCCGGCTCTGCTCGTCCATCGCCTTCGGCGCGCTCTGGACCGCCTGGGACGCGCGGACCGGACTGCTCACGATGGCCGGCGGCCTCGTCCTCGCCCTGCTCACCGCTTGGAGAACCACCCGATGA